The Mauremys reevesii isolate NIE-2019 linkage group 1, ASM1616193v1, whole genome shotgun sequence genome has a segment encoding these proteins:
- the LOC120378040 gene encoding olfactory receptor 52E4-like, with translation MSDSNRTDFRNPSNFILLGIPGLEAAHIWISIPFCAMYTIAVLGNFTILFIIKRDPSLHGPMFYFLCMLAVTDLVMSTSTMPKMLSIFWFNSREISFSACLTQMYFVHSFSTMESGMLAAMAFDRYVAICNPLRYSTTLTNSAVAKIGLAVVLRSGILLLPYPFLVRRYPYCRTNIIPHFYCAHIAVVKLACADIRINSYYGLFNLFSVIGVDVFFIAVSYTLILRAIFRLPTKDARLKTFGTCISHLCAISVLYIPDLFSSLIQRFGHNVPLHFLILITSVYQLVPPMIHPIIYGMRTHQIRDRLHRLFTHKYA, from the coding sequence ATGTCAGATTCGAACAGAACTGACTTCAGAAACCCCTCAAACTTCATCCTACTTGGCATTCCTGGCCTAGAAGCAGCCCATATCTGGATCTCCATTCCTTTCTGCGCTATGTACACCATAGCCGTGTtagggaacttcaccatcctatTCATCATTAAAAGGGATCCGAGCCTCCACGGgcccatgttctatttcctctgcatgctggctgtcaccgacctggtcatgtccacatccaccatgcccaaaatgctgagcatcttctggttcaattccagggagatcagtttcagtgcctgcctcacccagatgtacttcgttCATTCATTCTCAACAATGGAGTCTGGAATGCTTGccgccatggcttttgatcgctacgtggccatctgcaatCCTCTGAGATATTCCACTACCCTGACAAACTCTGCTGTGGCCAAGAtaggcctggccgtggtgctgcgcagTGGCATACTCTTATTACCCTATCCCTTTCTGGTGAGGCGGTACCCATATTGCAGAACGAACATCATCCCCCACTTCTATTGTGCGCATatagctgtggtgaagctggcctgcgctgaCATCCGTATCAATAGTTACTATGGactttttaatcttttctctgTGATCGGagtggatgtgttttttattgcTGTGTCCTATACTCTGATCCTCAGGGCTATTTtccgcctccccacaaaggatgcccggctcaaaacttttggaacctgcatctctcatctttgtgccatctcagttttgtacatcccagatttattctcctctctcattcagcggtttggccacaatgtgccaCTACATTTCCTCATTCTTATTACGAGTGTGTACCAGCTGGTGCCCCCCATGATACACCCCATCATTTACGGCATGAGGACCCATCAGATCCGGGACAGACTGCACAGGCTTTTTACTCATAAGTATGCCTAA
- the LOC120378310 gene encoding olfactory receptor 51E2-like codes for MDFTNASSFILLGILGLQAGHIWISIPFCAMYAIAVFGNFTILFIMKRELSLHGPMFYFLCMLAISNLVLSTSTLPKMLSIFWFNSREISFSACLTQMYFVHSFSGMESGILVAMALDRYVAICHPLRHSMTLTNYIVAKIGLAVVLRRGILALPYPFLFGHNVPLHVFILIASVYHLVPPVLHPIIYGAAAVLGTLYPNMCLGLGGDFNTISEDQNHSGIESSQAAAGILREIVSHHSLVDDLHD; via the exons ATGGACTTCACCAATGCCTCCagcttcatcctgctgggcattcttGGCCTACAGGCAGGCCATATCTGGATCTCCATTCCCTTCTGTGCTATGTACGCCATAGCTGTATTTGGAAACTTCACCATCTTGTTCATCATGAAGAGGGAGCtgagcctccatgggcccatgttctatttcctctgcatgctggccatcagcAACCTGGTCCTGTCCACATCCACcctacccaaaatgctgagcattttCTGGTTCAATTCGagggagatcagtttcagtgcctgcctcacccaaaTGTACTTTGTTCACTCCTTCTCAGGgatggagtctggaatcctcGTGGCAATGGCTctggatcgctacgtggccatctgccatcccctgagacattccatgACCCTGACAAACTATATTGTGGCCAAGAtaggcctggccgtggtgctgcgcagAGGCATACTCGCAttaccctatcccttcctg tttggccacaatgtgccaCTGCATGTCTTCATTCTCATCGCCAGTGTGTACCACCTCGTTCCCCCTGTGCTGCACCCCATCAtttatggg GCGGCTGCTGTCCTCGGCACTTTGTACCCTAACATGTGCCTGGGCCTGGGTGGGGATTTTAATACCATCTCCGAGGACCAGAATCACTCAGGGATCGAGagcagccaggctgctgcaggcaTCCTCAGAGAGATTGTCAgtcatcactccctggtggacgacTTGCATGACTGA